In one window of Candidatus Nitrosocosmicus arcticus DNA:
- a CDS encoding isocitrate lyase/PEP mutase family protein, whose protein sequence is MSLSELLGRKNDILVMPGVYDALTARIAEYVGFEAIFQTGYGTSASLLALPDFGFLSMTETVENARRITRAVDIPLIVDVDTGYGNPLTVSKLVNDLQRIGASGIFLEDQVWPKRCGHMLGKEVINPQEYVQKLRSAIDAKKKDSDFIIVARTDAMAPLGIEEAIKRGKLYREIGADIVFVEAPRSVDEMKEIVAQINAPLVANMIEDGITPNLTSQELLELGYKIALFPLSGLYSSTFAIVETFKTLKETGTTRTIKDKMIKFKDFNKLVGLDKYMSMESKYI, encoded by the coding sequence TTGTCACTAAGTGAGTTACTAGGTCGTAAAAATGATATTTTGGTTATGCCAGGTGTGTATGATGCATTGACTGCTAGAATTGCTGAATATGTGGGTTTTGAAGCCATTTTTCAAACTGGATATGGGACATCGGCCTCCTTATTAGCATTACCCGATTTTGGATTCTTGAGCATGACAGAAACTGTTGAAAATGCCCGTCGGATTACTCGAGCAGTAGACATACCCCTCATAGTAGATGTGGATACTGGATATGGTAACCCATTGACGGTATCAAAACTGGTAAATGATTTACAAAGAATAGGAGCCTCAGGAATCTTTCTGGAAGATCAGGTTTGGCCAAAAAGATGCGGGCATATGCTCGGTAAAGAAGTTATCAATCCTCAAGAATACGTTCAAAAACTACGATCAGCTATTGATGCAAAGAAAAAAGATTCGGATTTCATCATTGTGGCTAGGACTGATGCTATGGCTCCATTGGGCATTGAAGAAGCTATTAAAAGGGGAAAATTATACAGAGAGATTGGCGCGGACATTGTCTTTGTGGAGGCTCCCCGTTCTGTAGACGAAATGAAAGAAATTGTAGCCCAAATCAATGCTCCTCTTGTTGCTAATATGATTGAGGATGGCATAACCCCCAATCTCACCTCCCAAGAATTATTAGAATTGGGATATAAGATTGCACTATTTCCGCTCTCTGGATTGTATTCGTCTACATTCGCAATAGTTGAAACGTTTAAGACGTTAAAAGAGACTGGTACTACAAGGACAATAAAAGATAAAATGATCAAATTTAAGGATTTTAATAAACTAGTTGGATTAGATAAATATATGTCAATGGAAAGTAAATATATTTAA
- a CDS encoding glycosyltransferase family A protein, with protein sequence MTCRNSETIIEKAILSLYNQTIQPDYIIVIDDGSTDKTGVILNDLSKKMDNLFIMTNPDLGYDISRVVKNWNKAIELRGIKNLKETDYHMIGTDDTIYEKDYAEKIISFMDKNKDYAIVSGNFDDNDYSTPRGAGRFIRHSFFNKEYKRYPEKMGYESAILIISRKNGFKDTILNEARYDHTRPLGQNHHFYEFGASMRTLGYHPIFALGRFFLYFSTNKPIGRIGAIYMLYHYIFYKPKQDGYDSMYPKEIRRFTRKIQMDKIKSIVKLG encoded by the coding sequence ATGACTTGTAGAAATTCTGAAACAATTATAGAGAAAGCAATTTTATCGTTATACAATCAAACTATTCAACCTGACTACATAATTGTCATAGATGATGGTTCAACAGATAAAACGGGTGTAATTTTAAATGATCTCTCTAAAAAAATGGATAATTTATTCATAATGACAAATCCGGATTTGGGGTACGATATTTCAAGAGTTGTCAAGAATTGGAATAAAGCAATTGAGTTACGAGGTATAAAAAATTTAAAAGAAACTGATTATCACATGATAGGGACTGACGATACAATCTATGAAAAGGATTATGCTGAAAAAATAATTTCATTCATGGATAAAAATAAGGATTATGCTATCGTATCTGGAAATTTTGACGATAATGATTATAGTACACCAAGAGGAGCGGGAAGATTTATCAGACATTCTTTTTTCAATAAAGAATACAAAAGATATCCAGAGAAGATGGGTTATGAATCTGCAATTCTAATTATTTCCCGAAAAAACGGCTTCAAAGATACCATTCTTAATGAAGCAAGATATGATCATACTCGTCCGTTAGGACAGAATCATCATTTTTACGAATTTGGTGCAAGCATGAGGACTCTCGGATATCACCCAATATTTGCGCTAGGAAGATTCTTTCTATATTTTAGCACGAATAAACCTATTGGAAGAATTGGAGCGATTTATATGCTATATCATTATATTTTTTACAAGCCAAAACAAGATGGATACGACAGTATGTATCCTAAAGAAATTCGAAGATTTACAAGAAAAATACAGATGGATAAAATAAAATCAATAGTAAAATTGGGGTAA
- a CDS encoding glycosyltransferase family 4 protein codes for MKILHLLDISLPQWRTEKCAISAKKNGHSVFFGGPKNLQHKSVFDKTFEIRWTPSARHRYPYQWNVVKKQMKRVIDEVRPDFIHAHNIFSAKMAMEIGDYPLVYNDHEFWSIYVQRQLEAYTLAKQVSRDKSIYPRSIVRNIARDFLKNRWVRIWSNAEKDVITKYPTITVSQTIVDAHKKISNRCFLVPNFPLQKEIEFIDEPVYHESLSSVYAGVEAKGLIKPTHRNLDGFFEIFEKHNLGKLFVLGWDGPSSNDIVYCGYLDRKAMYMEMANHSLGLIPFKKHWSHKYISPNKAYEYAHAGLLVMNTSGLRPIFDTMEGYNLEYQDNLDLEEKLIYLSQNLDELYSKRIKTYKYARNMLLWERYEKNIFEAYKMC; via the coding sequence TTGAAAATTCTACACCTCCTAGATATTAGCTTACCGCAATGGAGGACAGAAAAGTGTGCCATTAGTGCAAAGAAGAATGGGCATAGTGTTTTTTTTGGAGGGCCAAAAAATTTACAACATAAATCTGTCTTCGACAAGACTTTTGAGATAAGATGGACGCCCTCTGCTAGACATAGGTATCCATACCAATGGAATGTTGTAAAGAAACAAATGAAAAGAGTCATTGATGAGGTTCGTCCAGACTTTATTCACGCCCACAATATTTTTTCGGCCAAAATGGCAATGGAAATCGGAGACTATCCTCTGGTGTATAATGATCATGAATTTTGGTCAATTTATGTCCAAAGACAACTAGAAGCATACACTCTAGCCAAGCAGGTCAGTAGAGATAAATCAATTTATCCTAGAAGTATAGTTAGAAATATAGCCAGAGATTTCCTAAAAAATAGATGGGTAAGAATCTGGTCGAATGCCGAAAAGGACGTGATAACTAAGTACCCCACAATTACAGTCTCCCAAACCATAGTGGATGCCCATAAAAAAATTAGCAATAGATGTTTTCTTGTTCCAAATTTTCCGCTTCAGAAAGAAATAGAATTTATTGATGAACCAGTATATCACGAATCACTTTCATCAGTGTATGCGGGTGTCGAAGCAAAAGGCCTGATAAAGCCTACACATAGAAACCTAGATGGTTTCTTCGAGATATTTGAAAAACATAACTTGGGCAAGTTATTTGTTCTAGGGTGGGATGGTCCTTCCTCTAATGACATAGTTTATTGCGGATACCTAGATAGAAAGGCAATGTATATGGAAATGGCAAATCATTCACTAGGTTTAATTCCATTTAAAAAACATTGGTCTCACAAGTACATTAGTCCAAACAAGGCATACGAATATGCCCATGCAGGATTACTTGTAATGAACACCTCAGGATTAAGACCAATATTCGATACTATGGAAGGTTACAATTTAGAATATCAAGACAATCTAGATTTGGAAGAGAAATTAATCTATTTGAGTCAAAACTTAGACGAATTATATTCAAAACGAATAAAGACATATAAATACGCAAGAAATATGTTACTATGGGAAAGATATGAAAAGAATATTTTTGAGGCCTATAAAATGTGTTAG